The genomic interval CGGGGATGTTATCTACTGTAAAACGTTTCTAATTTTATTGTTGATGTGTAACATTTTTCTGTATGGTTCATGTGATCTATCATGTAAAatgtaaacaaaataaatagtatatttAGTTTTACGGATTCATGTATGGTGATCTATGTATGAACGCACACATTGTTAGAAATTTAAAACATTGTGAGAATTGGTCCATGATACAtaagatattataatatttcGTCCTTGAGATGTTAGTACATGAATCTTCATGATTCATTCTTTCAACGAAAGTGATTATTGATGCATCATTAGGTGCTTTCAATGTCCTGTTTGGTAGtggaaattttctttttttgaataagtttttcttcttttatcctTTACTTCTTTGTTCCACTTTCTCAAAACATGGTTTAAAACTGAAGGATACCCAAGATCTTTTGAAACTTCAGGCATAATTCAGTACTTGTGGCAGCTATCTTTCTCCCACACACTAATTGTATATAAGTTTTTCCAAGGTTTTAGCTATGTGTATGCAACTtttaatattatggagttttgggcatcttttttcattttgaatttattatatatCTGAGAATTGACAAAAAGTCTATGCTCGTCACTAGATCTGTTAAAAGTTTTAGTGATTGAAATTCAAATGAAAAGATATACCTTGTCAGGCAGGTCACTCAAAAATTCTGCTACATGCGGTATTTCTTCCAACACCCCTCCACCTAGGCCCTTCAAAAACTGTGTAGAATAGAAGAACCAGCATtaacaaaaaagtaaatatttgaCATGAAGTTTGTTTGAAGGAAGTTTGGACTTTGGACATATTTTTGCAGTCTTTGTGCCTcacaataatattttgtttaaaaatttaatatcctTGTATATTTAGAAATTGCAGGAAAAATATGTGGATTTGGGTTATCAATTTCTCTCAATTTTGAAGCATGTGAGTTAGTAATCAACTTTCAAATGGCAGTATTTGTCTGTGTCTATGGTTTGCTATCTGTCTATTTTGTATGCATGGATGAATCTTCAAACCTGAGTGAAGTTGCTGATGATTGCCTTCCCATCTTTACTAAATGGTTTCACCATTTGCTTGAAATGATGATGATTGATTCGTATAACCTGTGAGAGTCTTCTACTTCTCACTGTATAAGGTTGTGGGATATTAAACATCACACCTATTTCTCCTGCCATGCTTCCAGATTCTAGTTTGAACAAAAACTGCAAAAACTTTTATGAGCTTAGTCAAGCAATGAGAGAATTTTCATTAGCTAAGAAACACAAATGCTTCGTTTAAATCTTTGGTGTATATTTTTCTACTTTAGCCCTCTATATGTGTTATTGCTATGTACACTTGAATCTCTTGCTGCCTAGCTCGATCATCTGTTCCACTTACATGTCTAATGAAGGTGTTCTCAAAGAGTTTAACTTAGTTTGATGTGTTTGCTTCGGCAGGTTTCCTGGAAGTGCTTGAAGATGATGAGTTCTAATTGATGCAAAGTAAACAAGACCTTCCCAAATGTCTTCTACCTCAGGTTGATGCAATATGTTTTGTTGGTTGCAGGTCTATGAGATACTTTCCCATCTCTATAGTTCAGAAGTTACAATAAATACAAGGTTTCTCTAATTTCAAATCTAAACGAATTACTTTAGTTTCCTTTGTCTAAGTGGGTTAATTTTtggttatttttatttctttctataAGTCACTGACTCACTAGGTGTCTAGCAGTTATTGCTTATTTTACTGAATCAATGTCTGTGGGATTCCATCTTACCTGTTCAGACCCATTCTTGTATGTCAACACATCCTGCAGTTAGAAATAGTTCAGTTCCGTCTAAAGCTAACTAGTTAAGGCCAGTACTAGAGTAGGATTTGAATAAGATAGAGATGTTTTACCACCGATCCAGATACCAAAATGTAGAAATATGCTGGCATCTCATTTTGCAAGATAATGTCAACCTTAGAAGGGTAGTATTCTGCTTTCATATCTGATACCTGTGTAGTGTCTAGTTCTGTTGAGATGTTTAGAATATATTCTGTTGCTATctaagagagaaaaaaagaagCATTACCAGCTGGGAGATAAAATCATCTGAGAGTCCTTTAAATAGATATGTTTTTTCAACCACGTTGTGGAAAAGATGCTGAGCAATACCGGCTCTAATTGCTTTAGGCAGGTCTTGTAGCACTTCTTCTTGCTGTAACTCTGCTGTCTTAAACTTCAGTTGTGTATGTGCCAACATTTGCTCCTTCAAACCTTCGGGTAGTCTATTTTTGCTCGcatattgtaatattttgttgAAGGCATCCCTCTGTGAGGCCAGGAGGTGAAGCATATAAGTATTTGTTATTGCATAAATTTAAACCTATTTTTTAGTCCTTCTAGATTTGATTATGTGCAAATTTATTCcttaatttgtttttgatttatgtttctattttgaaaattaagcAAATCTAGTATTATATTAGCATCAATTCCTCCTACTTGAAAACCCTTACATCTTTATTTctctattaaaattatataaatgtttatgatatatttgaaatataaaatgacattaaaaattagaattaaaaaatttagtgaAAATCCCTAAAATTTTATTGTGGGATATGAAATTGGTTTTGGAGAGAGAAATCTTTTAGGATTTTTTTACATTGAAAGGAATTTGAGATTTTGATTGGTGAGTCTTGagggaaaaaatatttaaatgatttaatttgttaagtttttaagtaaaaatataagaatACAAAGAGCCTGAAGTAGAAAGAAGAGTAATGGAATAATTTAACTGCGATAATTTTAAACAGTTGTGAAATtaaatttcttcaaaataaaaatataggaaTGATAGTACTTGGTAATTATAATAGAGAGATTTGAATGCAATTAACCTTTAAGTTGCTTTGGATATGTATGGGGACCCGACCCAAACCTAGGCATTTGTAATATAAGAAATTCCTATCTAAGCCTTACTAGCACAGAAAGGAAGAAattaatagtttttgaaatcctATTTGATAAAGTTAATAGAATTATGCTAGCAACGCATTCTCAAACACTCTTTTTAATCTATTCTTTAATTAGTTGAAATTCAATTGAGTCACACTAAATTTATGTGGGTCCCATATGTTTTAGtgaaatatatttcaatttcaacCAATTGAAGAGTGTTTTGAAATTAGTATGTTAAAAAATGTGTTGCTAACTCTACTCAAGTTAATACTAGTAACATAAAAACTTGGTGGGAAATGGAGGTGGTAAATACTATATCTAGATATACAATATTATACATCTCtctcttttttcctttctacaTTTGCAGTATCACTACTATAACAGATTTTGTTTCCCTGAATTTCATTTCCCTCCTTTACCAACCGGACTAAAGTAGATTAGATTTGCCAGTTCAGTTTGATTCTCATGTGATGTTTCTTTCCAAACATTTTCAGTGAGAGAATATTAGTACAACAAACTAAAATATATGTGTTCTGACAGATTATAGCAACGTTATTATTTGTTGTCTCCCTTTAACTGCCACCAAGGTCTAGGAAGATATAGAACCATATAGATATGTTAGTGTTATCAAAGGCAATCCTAAGTCAAGGGTTAAACTACCATGAAAATCTTCATAAAATTTACCATGGCAAAGGTTCCGACAGAGCTATGAACCACCAGATTTGTCATGTTTCCGATAATATATGCAGTGAGGCCGATGTTaaacaacatataaaaaatattgaaaacctTCTCTGTTGTATTTTCTGCATGTAAATCTCCATAACCAACAGTGCTAAGGGTTACAATAGACCAGTACATGGAGTAAGTATAACCCGAACGGACGCTCCCATGCTTAAAATCCTCTACCTGCTTCCCTATCCATGTGTTTTCGGGTGATTTGTGATGGAAAGCCAACCAAAAATACATGCAGCCTGTGAAGTGCACTGCAAATAGTGTAACCTATGATAACCAACAAAAGTGAAACACGAAATTAAGAACCTACATTAGACAATATGATGGTTTTATCTTATTTGGATCTATACTCAGAGAAGTTTTAGTGAATTACTTACGCATAAAAGTTTAGAGGCTCTTGTTAACGAGTAGCTAACCCTTATGTCTTTCTCTAACCTGGAAAACAGTTAGCAGTTTTAGTTAGAAGTTACAAATAGCAGaacataaagaaaatttggtACATAAAATGGAATTCCTTTTTAGCTTAATCTATAAAAGTGAGGACGTGTTTAGTACGTCGTAATGGTTATTTTTTTGCACTACATCTTTTATATTCAGTTCATTCCATGATCTGTTGCATTTTCCTCTTCCCTGCAAATTATTCACATTTGAgtgtgttttgattttgattttttactttttgcTTTCATTCTAATTCCACTTTTGTTAATGTACCTTGAGAAGAGCTCGCTAACACGCCTCAACCGCCAGAGTCTAAGCATGTTTAAAAAACCAAATACTCCCGCTCTTCNNNNNNNNNNNNNNNNNNNNNNNNNNNNNNNNNNNNNNNNNNNNNNNNNNNNNNNNNNNNNNNNNNNNNNNNNNNNNNNNNNNNNNNNNTCCGTGTGGTGTGCCTGCTATAACTTGGTATATCTGCTGAAATGGTAGCGTGGAAGCTAGATCCATGGGGAAGTGTAAATGTTTGACGTACCTATTGTGAAAACACAATAATCAAGAGAAAATAAAGGAACAGATTGTTCAGAGCTATGGCTTGTCCATTTAAACAAAACTACAAATACATTTAGGAGACCAAAATCAAGACAGTGAAGTAATTCTTAATTAGGTGTCAAAATAAGACGGGGCTGACAACAAAAGTAACACTAGCAggtttcatatttaaattgatgCATAATGAAGTCATACAAAATGTACACATTATTAGATAGCAACTaacaacaacaaataacaaattatatttttttttttctgaaatgaTAAATGTTAGTAGttagttagttttttttgttagaaGGAAGAGTTGAACTCATGATATTTATCACTTCAATCTCTATGTTTCTCGCCCAAACTAACTTATGACACTCCCGTAAACTAACTTCATAACTAACAACAACATATGCACCTGATTGCAATCTTCTTATGGTCATCAACGAGGAAATAAGTCGATGTATCCAAGTAAGCCACAAAGAAAGTTAGGATTATATCAAATGCAAAGAAAGCATCGACAAAGAGATCCGTGATCAACAACGGCTCAATTGACATCTCTCTGAAAGCTAACTCGAATGGAGATGACCATGCAGAATATACCACCAATGCCACTAGGAACGTTTGCCACAATCTACATCATAAGCTTGTCATTCCACAAcatagtatataaataaattcgaTTAACTAACGATTGTGTTAAGGATATTAAATATGATGTATATGTACCGATATCTGCGATCATAGGGAgcaatgatatatttttttaggttGAAGTAACCTTCGTCAGGGGTAGTTCCAAGTGCAGGTAAAAGACTGCTAGAAATTGAGGCCAAGTTCCTTATTTCACCATTTGAACGTCTTCTATCTAGAGATGGCAACGACATTCTTAGAGCCACAAAATGGCTTCCTAAGGGGGAGGGGGAGAGAGACAAGAGagttaatacttatttaaaacaaaattattgttATCAACGTTGTTGTGCAACAGTACAAGTACAATACGTATGTATAAGGCAAGATCTATtatacttatttaaatatatcaataattcaACTTCTTGTATGAATCTCCcggaacatttaagtcattcaAATATAAAACAGTCAACTTTGTGATCCGTGAATCTCCATGAACATttaattagaataaaaatatggaGAAGGTGGCAAGGAGCTTTCACAAACTCATATATAGTAATGGCATAATTATGCAAAGatatataacataatacatATGTAGTAGAGGTGTTTCACAA from Cicer arietinum cultivar CDC Frontier isolate Library 1 chromosome 5, Cicar.CDCFrontier_v2.0, whole genome shotgun sequence carries:
- the LOC101503528 gene encoding potassium channel KAT3 isoform X2, translating into MSLPSLDRRRSNGEIRNLASISSSLLPALGTTPDEGYFNLKKYIIAPYDRRYRLWQTFLVALVVYSAWSSPFELAFREMSIEPLLITDLFVDAFFAFDIILTFFVAYLDTSTYFLVDDHKKIAIRYVKHLHFPMDLASTLPFQQIYQVIAGTPHGRAGVFGFLNMLRLWRLRRVSELFSRLEKDIRVSYSLTRASKLLCVTLFAVHFTGCMYFWLAFHHKSPENTWIGKQVEDFKHGSVRSGYTYSMYWSIVTLSTVGYGDLHAENTTEKVFNIFYMLFNIGLTAYIIGNMTNLVVHSSVGTFAMRDAFNKILQYASKNRLPEGLKEQMLAHTQLKFKTAELQQEEVLQDLPKAIRAGIAQHLFHNVVEKTYLFKGLSDDFISQLVSDMKAEYYPSKVDIILQNEMPAYFYILVSGSVDVLTYKNGSEQFLFKLESGSMAGEIGVMFNIPQPYTVRSRRLSQVIRINHHHFKQMVKPFSKDGKAIISNFTQFLKGLGGGVLEEIPHVAEFLSDLPDKRPTQNDSTCDEDDQYKGQTENSSPLSNLDPIRVKIHGHQPNEKIKNGTTPKLIILPDSVEDLFRVAEKKFGKRGSKIVMADGSEVEDLSALRDNDELYIL
- the LOC101503528 gene encoding potassium channel KAT3 isoform X1 — translated: MSLPSLDRRRSNGEIRNLASISSSLLPALGTTPDEGYFNLKKYIIAPYDRRYRLWQTFLVALVVYSAWSSPFELAFREMSIEPLLITDLFVDAFFAFDIILTFFVAYLDTSTYFLVDDHKKIAIRYVKHLHFPMDLASTLPFQQIYQVIAGTPHGRAGVFGFLNMLRLWRLRRVSELFSRLEKDIRVSYSLTRASKLLCVTLFAVHFTGCMYFWLAFHHKSPENTWIGKQVEDFKHGSVRSGYTYSMYWSIVTLSTVGYGDLHAENTTEKVFNIFYMLFNIGLTAYIIGNMTNLVVHSSVGTFAMRDAFNKILQYASKNRLPEGLKEQMLAHTQLKFKTAELQQEEVLQDLPKAIRAGIAQHLFHNVVEKTYLFKGLSDDFISQLVSDMKAEYYPSKVDIILQNEMPAYFYILVSGSVDVLTYKNGSEQFLQFLFKLESGSMAGEIGVMFNIPQPYTVRSRRLSQVIRINHHHFKQMVKPFSKDGKAIISNFTQFLKGLGGGVLEEIPHVAEFLSDLPDKRPTQNDSTCDEDDQYKGQTENSSPLSNLDPIRVKIHGHQPNEKIKNGTTPKLIILPDSVEDLFRVAEKKFGKRGSKIVMADGSEVEDLSALRDNDELYIL
- the LOC101503528 gene encoding potassium channel KAT3 isoform X4 codes for the protein MSLPSLDRRRSNGEIRNLASISSSLLPALGTTPDEGYFNLKKYIIAPYDRRYRLWQTFLVALVVYSAWSSPFELAFREMSIEPLLITDLFVDAFFAFDIILTFFVAYLDTSTYFLVDDHKKIAIRYVKHLHFPMDLASTLPFQQIYQVIAGTPHGRAGVFGFLNMLRLWRLRRVSELFSRLEKDIRVSYSLTRASKLLCVTLFAVHFTGCMYFWLAFHHKSPENTWIGKQVEDFKHGSVRSGYTYSMYWSIVTLSTVGYGDLHAENTTEKRDAFNKILQYASKNRLPEGLKEQMLAHTQLKFKTAELQQEEVLQDLPKAIRAGIAQHLFHNVVEKTYLFKGLSDDFISQLVSDMKAEYYPSKVDIILQNEMPAYFYILVSGSVDVLTYKNGSEQFLQFLFKLESGSMAGEIGVMFNIPQPYTVRSRRLSQVIRINHHHFKQMVKPFSKDGKAIISNFTQFLKGLGGGVLEEIPHVAEFLSDLPDKRPTQNDSTCDEDDQYKGQTENSSPLSNLDPIRVKIHGHQPNEKIKNGTTPKLIILPDSVEDLFRVAEKKFGKRGSKIVMADGSEVEDLSALRDNDELYIL
- the LOC101503528 gene encoding potassium channel KAT3 isoform X3 produces the protein MSLPSLDRRRSNGEIRNLASISSSLLPALGTTPDEGYFNLKKYIIAPYDRRYRLWQTFLVALVVYSAWSSPFELAFREMSIEPLLITDLFVDAFFAFDIILTFFVAYLDTSTYFLVDDHKKIAIRYVKHLHFPMDLASTLPFQQIYQVIAGTPHGRAGVFGFLNMLRLWRLRRVSELFSRLEKDIRVSYSLTRASKLLCVTLFAVHFTGCMYFWLAFHHKSPENTWIGKQVEDFKHGSVRSGYTYSMYWSIVTLSTVGYGDLHAENTTEKVFNIFYMLFNIGLTAYIIGNMTNLVVHSSVGTFAMRDAFNKILQYASKNRLPEGLKEQMLAHTQLKFKTAELQQEEVLQDLPKAIRAGIAQHLFHNVVEKTYLFKGLSDDFISQLVSDMKAEYYPSKVDIILQNEMPAYFYILVSGSVFLFKLESGSMAGEIGVMFNIPQPYTVRSRRLSQVIRINHHHFKQMVKPFSKDGKAIISNFTQFLKGLGGGVLEEIPHVAEFLSDLPDKRPTQNDSTCDEDDQYKGQTENSSPLSNLDPIRVKIHGHQPNEKIKNGTTPKLIILPDSVEDLFRVAEKKFGKRGSKIVMADGSEVEDLSALRDNDELYIL
- the LOC101503528 gene encoding potassium channel KAT3 isoform X5; the protein is MSLPSLDRRRSNGEIRNLASISSSLLPALGTTPDEGYFNLKKYIIAPYDRRYRLWQTFLVALVVYSAWSSPFELAFREMSIEPLLITDLFVDAFFAFDIILTFFVAYLDTSTYFLVDDHKKIAIRYVKHLHFPMDLASTLPFQQIYQVIAGTPHGRAGVFGFLNMLRLWRLRRVSELFSRLEKDIRVSYSLTRASKLLCVTLFAVHFTGCMYFWLAFHHKSPENTWIGKQVEDFKHGSVRSGYTYSMYWSIVTLSTVGYGDLHAENTTEKVFNIFYMLFNIGLTAYIIGNMTNLVVHSSVGTFAMRDAFNKILQYASKNRLPEGLKEQMLAHTQLKFKTAELQQEEVLQDLPKAIRAGIAQHLFHNVVEKTYLFKGLSDDFISQLFLFKLESGSMAGEIGVMFNIPQPYTVRSRRLSQVIRINHHHFKQMVKPFSKDGKAIISNFTQFLKGLGGGVLEEIPHVAEFLSDLPDKRPTQNDSTCDEDDQYKGQTENSSPLSNLDPIRVKIHGHQPNEKIKNGTTPKLIILPDSVEDLFRVAEKKFGKRGSKIVMADGSEVEDLSALRDNDELYIL